Proteins found in one Brachyspira murdochii DSM 12563 genomic segment:
- a CDS encoding MinD/ParA family protein has protein sequence MKDQADELRKMMGVKDKRPQRIISIASGKGGVGKTNIAINLSIALQELGQNVLLIDADLGLGNVNVILGNMPEYNLYHVIKGVKKLHEVVLETDYGIRYIAGASGFSSLANLSGRALTKLVNSMDSLNDADIIIVDTGAGISDTVLYFLLSSDESIVVTTPELTAILDAYGVIKSIAPENSNADIKILVNRVTKASEGKEVGDKIIMTSKKYLDMDVKYLGHILEDKTIPYAVSQQLPFYQYDNKCHASMSIYNIAKKIVDMEYDDDREVKGLGGFMESLLSFVSKK, from the coding sequence ATGAAAGATCAAGCAGATGAATTAAGAAAGATGATGGGCGTAAAAGATAAACGCCCTCAGCGTATAATAAGCATAGCCAGCGGCAAAGGCGGCGTAGGCAAAACTAATATAGCTATTAATCTATCCATAGCATTGCAGGAATTGGGTCAGAATGTGCTTTTAATAGACGCTGATCTTGGACTTGGAAATGTTAATGTTATACTTGGTAATATGCCGGAGTATAATCTTTACCATGTTATAAAAGGGGTAAAAAAACTTCATGAGGTTGTGCTTGAAACTGATTACGGCATAAGGTATATTGCAGGAGCTTCAGGATTCTCTTCTCTTGCAAATCTTTCTGGAAGAGCTTTAACTAAATTGGTTAATAGTATGGATTCTTTAAATGATGCTGATATCATTATAGTAGATACAGGTGCTGGAATATCTGATACAGTTTTATATTTTTTATTATCATCAGATGAAAGTATTGTTGTTACAACTCCAGAACTTACTGCTATACTTGATGCTTATGGTGTAATAAAATCTATAGCCCCTGAAAATTCTAATGCTGATATAAAAATATTGGTTAATAGAGTTACAAAGGCTTCTGAAGGTAAAGAAGTTGGAGATAAAATTATTATGACGAGCAAAAAATATTTGGATATGGATGTAAAATATTTAGGTCATATTTTGGAAGATAAAACTATTCCTTATGCAGTGTCTCAGCAGCTTCCTTTTTATCAATATGATAATAAATGTCATGCCTCTATGTCTATATATAATATTGCTAAAAAAATAGTTGATATGGAATATGATGATGACAGAGAAGTAAAAGGTTTGGGCGGATTTATGGAATCTCTTTTATCCTTTGTTAGTAAAAAATAA
- a CDS encoding flagellar biosynthesis regulator FlhF — protein sequence MVDIRTIRGKDKTDAFAKARVEYGGNFVILTSKDVKVGGFLGLGMKTEHELRIMLNNSIYDRKNNSEEKNSYDSSTEDDDMHRSKLLSDRIEMKKHTTETIDASEMADRIVAVTKALKEASRERNANRTSSSSAIKNSLNSSSQSVHSDSFDDDSRDGISSINEELVNETLESNNHSYIEEKNENISAREINNNSTDNFTPLPHFNNSPYSNFSSSTFTNVKGSILSDYNTNNSFSPINNYSNFANNSFMNGMNSNMNNFNSNVIPNHINTSNNHNNNSVNAANAIDENVKKLVQEQIRDMVKEYLEGSLPNINKNKYSSQNNSNSSNNKNAFTDTEDEEINNAIEEIKEYREENNLTREHKEKKTNIRDYFEDTDEISDDYNNNDESSDNSPADGMEESFNYLRDREFPEEVLLELREYLLTSSNARFFQSKDVIREEVEKYFSDKLILANGIDVGAKKKIIVFVGPTGVGKTTTIPKIAAQHMKSGKKVSFVTIDNYRIAAVDQLQRYASIMKVPFTSASTPEALRAEIRKMDNSSLLFIDTMGRSPKSAEEIVAMSKYFTTVGRFDMDIQLVMSATAKYKDAVKILNGFKPTNYKGVILTKVDETDYLASSICAITRKKLPITYITHGQGVPKDISTAKKYGYKIMEGLFGSSK from the coding sequence ATGGTAGATATACGTACTATAAGAGGGAAGGATAAAACTGACGCCTTTGCCAAAGCTAGAGTGGAATACGGCGGAAATTTTGTTATACTGACAAGCAAAGATGTCAAAGTAGGCGGTTTCTTAGGTCTTGGAATGAAAACAGAGCATGAACTTAGAATAATGCTTAATAACTCTATATATGATAGAAAAAATAATTCAGAAGAAAAAAATTCTTATGACAGCAGTACAGAAGATGATGATATGCATAGAAGCAAACTTCTAAGCGACAGAATAGAGATGAAAAAGCATACAACTGAAACTATTGATGCAAGCGAAATGGCTGATAGAATAGTTGCAGTAACTAAGGCTTTAAAAGAGGCTTCAAGAGAAAGAAATGCCAATAGAACAAGCAGTTCTTCAGCTATAAAAAATAGTTTAAACTCTTCTTCTCAATCTGTTCATTCTGACAGTTTTGATGATGACAGCAGAGATGGTATTAGTAGTATCAACGAAGAACTTGTTAATGAAACTTTGGAAAGCAATAATCATTCATATATCGAAGAAAAAAATGAAAATATATCTGCTAGAGAGATAAATAATAATAGCACAGATAATTTTACTCCATTGCCTCATTTTAATAATTCTCCATATTCTAATTTTTCATCTTCTACATTTACTAATGTAAAAGGTTCAATACTTTCTGACTATAATACAAATAATAGTTTTTCTCCAATAAATAATTATAGTAATTTTGCTAATAATAGTTTTATGAATGGTATGAACAGCAATATGAATAATTTTAATAGCAATGTTATACCTAATCATATTAACACTTCAAATAATCATAATAATAATTCGGTTAATGCTGCTAATGCTATAGATGAAAATGTAAAAAAATTAGTTCAAGAGCAGATAAGAGATATGGTAAAAGAATATTTGGAAGGAAGTTTACCAAATATTAATAAAAATAAATATAGTTCTCAAAATAATAGTAATTCTTCTAATAATAAAAATGCATTTACAGATACTGAAGATGAAGAAATTAATAATGCCATAGAAGAAATAAAAGAATACAGAGAAGAAAATAATCTCACTAGAGAACATAAAGAAAAGAAAACTAACATTAGAGATTATTTTGAAGATACTGATGAAATTTCTGATGATTATAATAATAATGATGAAAGCTCTGATAATAGTCCTGCTGACGGAATGGAGGAGAGTTTTAATTATTTAAGAGACAGAGAGTTTCCAGAGGAAGTGCTTTTAGAATTAAGAGAATATTTATTAACTTCAAGTAATGCAAGATTTTTTCAGTCTAAAGATGTAATTAGAGAGGAGGTTGAAAAATATTTTTCTGACAAATTAATATTAGCTAATGGTATAGATGTAGGAGCCAAAAAGAAAATTATAGTATTTGTAGGACCTACAGGAGTTGGAAAAACAACAACTATACCTAAAATAGCAGCTCAGCATATGAAATCTGGAAAAAAAGTTTCTTTTGTTACAATAGATAATTATAGAATAGCAGCAGTTGACCAGCTGCAAAGATATGCTAGTATTATGAAAGTTCCATTTACTAGTGCAAGTACCCCAGAGGCTTTAAGGGCAGAAATTAGAAAGATGGATAATTCATCGCTTTTATTTATTGATACTATGGGACGTTCTCCAAAAAGTGCTGAAGAAATAGTTGCTATGTCAAAATATTTCACTACAGTTGGAAGATTTGACATGGATATTCAGCTTGTTATGAGTGCCACTGCTAAATATAAAGATGCTGTAAAAATACTTAATGGTTTTAAGCCTACTAATTATAAGGGAGTAATACTTACAAAAGTTGATGAAACTGATTATTTGGCTTCTTCAATTTGTGCTATTACAAGAAAGAAACTGCCTATTACCTATATAACACATGGTCAGGGAGTTCCTAAAGATATATCTACAGCTAAGAAATATGGTTATAAAATAATGGAAGGATTATTTGGTTCTTCAAAATAA
- a CDS encoding flagellar biosynthesis protein FlhA yields MNGAKSILDNIKLPANMSRHSDIMFAVGAVMVIMMLIIPLPSFVLDFLLIVNIIVSLLILLMVLSIKSANDFSVFPSVLLVMTAFRLALNVSTTRAILTEGANFNGKVITSFADFVVGGNIVVGVVIFIILIIVQFVVITKGATRVSEVAARFALDSMPSKMMAVESELQAGAITDKEAEEKRKKIRGESDFYGTMDGASKFVQGDVIAGIIITVINIVGGLIIGMTMRGEPFAQAVNAYTRFTVGDGLVSQIPSFFMSFATGLLVTRSSSEDNLSTQIAVQIFAKPKNLFIGAGFAFFLMLLPGFPKIALFVIALALFLAGYALKKEQQELGLNEDGTKTDAGEQVHQGPLDVTPFLKVEKIELSVGASLIPLALESEGGDLINRISQIRRELALEVGLVVPPVRIVDNSVIEPDEYTVSINGTEMAKGFVRPNMLLALNANSPDGPSPDCEKVREPAFGLPAYWIKVDEKDMAEKKGFMLFQPTSVIATHFSETIKRNANLLIGREEVQNMLDLIKDDHKALVSEVLAAKPHNESPLGYIQKVLQNLLQEEVPIRNSVAILEGVADAISIMGSEQATELVRSRLASQISQMVADQDRNIRVITLSQQLQNNIAQNLANTGNLQGSQMIAMSFESMQNLIKNIKDAVKLVSDSGVDDIVFLTSPIIRRPLYQFIAKNIGKYKVIATTEIAQGYNVQGVASIK; encoded by the coding sequence ATGAATGGTGCTAAATCAATATTAGATAATATAAAACTGCCTGCTAATATGAGCAGACACAGCGATATAATGTTTGCTGTAGGTGCGGTTATGGTAATAATGATGCTCATTATACCATTACCTTCCTTTGTATTAGACTTTTTGCTTATAGTAAATATTATAGTATCATTATTAATATTACTTATGGTGCTTAGTATAAAAAGTGCCAATGATTTCAGTGTATTTCCTTCTGTACTTCTTGTTATGACAGCTTTCAGACTTGCTCTAAACGTATCCACTACAAGAGCTATTCTTACAGAGGGTGCTAATTTTAATGGTAAAGTTATCACATCATTTGCTGATTTTGTAGTAGGCGGAAATATAGTTGTGGGTGTGGTAATATTTATCATACTTATTATAGTACAGTTTGTAGTTATCACTAAAGGTGCTACAAGGGTATCAGAAGTAGCAGCAAGATTTGCATTAGATAGTATGCCTTCAAAAATGATGGCTGTTGAAAGCGAACTTCAGGCTGGTGCTATTACTGATAAAGAGGCAGAAGAGAAGAGAAAAAAGATCAGAGGAGAGAGTGATTTTTACGGTACTATGGACGGTGCTTCAAAGTTTGTACAAGGAGACGTTATAGCAGGTATCATAATCACAGTTATAAATATAGTAGGCGGACTCATCATAGGAATGACTATGAGAGGAGAGCCTTTTGCTCAAGCTGTTAATGCTTATACACGCTTTACAGTAGGTGATGGTTTGGTAAGTCAGATACCTTCTTTCTTTATGAGTTTTGCTACTGGTTTATTAGTAACCAGAAGCAGCAGCGAAGATAATTTGTCTACTCAAATTGCAGTGCAGATTTTTGCTAAACCTAAAAACTTATTTATAGGTGCTGGTTTTGCTTTCTTTTTAATGCTTTTACCGGGTTTTCCAAAGATAGCTTTGTTTGTTATAGCATTAGCATTATTTTTAGCAGGTTATGCTTTGAAAAAAGAACAGCAGGAGCTTGGACTTAATGAAGACGGTACAAAAACAGATGCAGGAGAGCAGGTGCATCAAGGTCCTTTAGATGTTACTCCTTTCTTAAAAGTGGAAAAGATAGAACTTTCTGTTGGTGCTTCGCTCATACCTTTGGCATTAGAGTCTGAGGGCGGAGATTTAATTAACAGAATAAGTCAGATACGTAGAGAGCTTGCTTTGGAAGTGGGATTGGTTGTACCTCCAGTACGTATTGTAGATAATAGTGTAATAGAGCCAGACGAATATACTGTAAGTATTAATGGTACAGAGATGGCTAAAGGATTCGTACGTCCTAATATGCTTTTAGCTTTGAATGCAAATTCTCCAGACGGACCTTCACCAGATTGTGAGAAAGTAAGAGAGCCTGCATTTGGGCTTCCAGCTTATTGGATTAAAGTTGATGAAAAAGATATGGCTGAGAAAAAAGGATTTATGCTGTTTCAGCCTACATCAGTTATTGCTACCCACTTTAGCGAAACTATTAAAAGAAATGCTAATCTTCTTATCGGACGTGAAGAGGTACAGAATATGCTCGATCTTATTAAAGATGACCATAAAGCTCTTGTATCCGAAGTACTTGCTGCTAAACCTCATAATGAAAGTCCTCTTGGTTATATACAAAAAGTGTTGCAGAATCTTCTTCAGGAGGAAGTGCCTATCAGAAACAGTGTTGCTATATTAGAGGGTGTTGCTGATGCTATATCTATTATGGGAAGCGAACAGGCTACTGAACTTGTAAGAAGCAGACTTGCATCTCAAATATCACAGATGGTTGCAGACCAAGACAGAAATATTAGAGTTATCACTTTAAGTCAGCAATTGCAAAATAATATAGCTCAAAACCTTGCAAATACTGGAAATTTACAAGGCTCTCAAATGATAGCTATGAGTTTTGAAAGTATGCAGAACTTGATTAAAAATATAAAAGATGCTGTTAAACTTGTTAGTGATTCTGGAGTTGATGATATAGTATTTTTAACTTCTCCTATCATAAGAAGACCTTTATATCAATTTATAGCCAAAAATATTGGTAAGTATAAGGTCATAGCAACTACCGAAATAGCACAGGGGTATAATGTACAGGGAGTTGCTAGTATAAAATAA
- the flhB gene encoding flagellar biosynthesis protein FlhB has translation MKNIISSVLELLIIFKAKLYRKYLRITKKGYVLTLFASPEDEGRTELPTERKKRKAREEEGRVVNSAEINQTLVLAVTIAVIALLTTYLTDTVSKFFMTILNKISTADATMNVLSLPDMFLEIVVLIAKTAGIVLAVALVVGVGINLAQTKFLFTTKKLKPNFKRIAPTWSNFKERVFVSSQNLMNLAKILFKMVVISFLTFTTIYGKSTELFNMTNMELPQAMHLFFFIVLEMLAKVIVFMIIVSAFDYFFQRRQYINSLKMTKHEMKEEFKEMEGDPLVKSQLQDMARKIVSRTMLKAVPEADVVITNPTHFAVALKYENGDYAPVVTAKGADHIALRIKEIAKENDVQIVENKPLARELYFNVEIGQYIPEKLFHVVSRILGEVYRIRNEKMARAI, from the coding sequence ATGAAAAATATAATATCTTCCGTACTTGAACTATTAATAATATTTAAAGCCAAGCTATACAGAAAATATTTACGTATTACAAAAAAAGGCTATGTGTTAACATTATTTGCATCTCCTGAAGATGAAGGCAGAACAGAGCTTCCTACAGAGAGAAAGAAAAGAAAAGCAAGAGAAGAAGAAGGACGTGTCGTAAACTCTGCAGAAATAAATCAAACTCTTGTTTTAGCAGTTACAATAGCAGTAATAGCACTTCTTACAACATATTTAACTGATACAGTGTCTAAATTCTTTATGACAATATTAAATAAAATATCAACAGCAGACGCCACTATGAATGTATTGTCTCTGCCGGATATGTTTTTGGAGATAGTAGTTTTAATAGCAAAAACTGCAGGTATAGTTTTGGCAGTAGCTTTGGTTGTAGGTGTGGGTATTAATCTAGCACAAACTAAATTCCTATTTACGACTAAAAAATTAAAACCTAATTTTAAAAGAATAGCTCCTACTTGGTCAAACTTTAAAGAGAGGGTATTTGTTTCTTCACAAAACTTAATGAACTTGGCAAAAATTTTGTTTAAAATGGTAGTTATATCATTTCTTACTTTTACTACCATATATGGAAAAAGCACTGAACTATTTAATATGACTAATATGGAGCTTCCTCAGGCTATGCATCTTTTCTTTTTTATAGTTTTGGAGATGCTTGCTAAGGTAATAGTATTTATGATAATAGTATCTGCTTTCGACTATTTCTTTCAAAGAAGGCAGTATATTAACAGCTTGAAAATGACAAAGCATGAGATGAAAGAAGAGTTCAAAGAGATGGAAGGAGATCCTTTGGTAAAAAGTCAATTGCAGGATATGGCTAGAAAGATTGTAAGCAGAACGATGCTTAAAGCTGTACCAGAGGCTGATGTAGTTATTACAAACCCGACTCACTTTGCAGTTGCTTTAAAATATGAAAATGGCGATTATGCTCCAGTAGTAACAGCTAAGGGAGCGGATCATATAGCTTTAAGAATAAAAGAAATAGCTAAAGAAAATGATGTACAAATAGTAGAGAATAAACCTTTAGCCCGTGAATTATATTTTAATGTTGAAATAGGGCAGTATATACCAGAAAAACTGTTCCATGTTGTTTCAAGAATACTTGGCGAAGTATATAGAATACGTAATGAAAAAATGGCAAGGGCTATATAG
- the fliR gene encoding flagellar biosynthetic protein FliR: MDNFVNFFQIYLLIMVRFIAILMVAPLFSSNVIPNSIKMALAFIATATIFPLVADISVQAAPTFMEYFLTLLNEALIGILIGFLMSIIFAAYQVMANFFEVQMGFGISETVDPISQVTVPVLGQLQSLVVVLIFIAIDGPSWVVRTLFYSFKAMPVLSDASKAVFASSFNGVIDRMIYYMSSLFSIALSLALPIMLTLFLLSLSLGLLAKAAPQMNILMLGFPMQIGVGIVSYYILIPVLVSNFMRILEYTISDVNNIITFLSGGTI; the protein is encoded by the coding sequence ATGGATAATTTTGTTAATTTTTTCCAGATTTACCTGCTCATCATGGTAAGGTTTATAGCTATACTTATGGTAGCTCCTTTATTCTCATCTAATGTTATTCCTAATAGTATAAAAATGGCACTTGCTTTTATAGCCACAGCTACAATATTTCCTTTGGTCGCTGATATATCTGTTCAGGCTGCTCCTACTTTTATGGAATATTTTTTAACACTTCTTAATGAAGCACTTATTGGAATATTAATAGGATTTTTAATGTCTATTATATTTGCTGCTTATCAGGTTATGGCAAATTTCTTTGAGGTTCAAATGGGATTTGGTATATCAGAAACAGTTGACCCAATATCACAGGTTACAGTTCCAGTATTAGGTCAGCTTCAGTCTTTGGTAGTGGTATTAATATTTATAGCTATAGACGGACCAAGCTGGGTGGTTAGAACTTTATTTTACAGCTTCAAAGCTATGCCGGTATTAAGTGATGCCTCAAAGGCTGTATTTGCTTCATCATTTAATGGTGTTATAGATAGAATGATATATTATATGAGTTCATTATTTTCTATAGCTCTTTCACTTGCTTTGCCTATAATGCTTACTTTATTTTTATTATCGCTAAGTTTGGGTTTGTTGGCAAAAGCAGCTCCTCAGATGAATATTTTAATGTTAGGTTTTCCTATGCAAATAGGAGTTGGTATTGTTTCTTATTATATACTAATACCAGTACTTGTTTCTAACTTTATGAGAATATTAGAATATACTATATCAGATGTTAATAATATAATAACTTTCTTATCGGGAGGTACTATATGA
- the fliQ gene encoding flagellar biosynthesis protein FliQ, which produces MSDTSIIVLVQETLWVFMLLSAPVLGVSIIVGLIISILQATTSIQEQTLTFVPKMIAMLAVIYMLASWMLNYTSAFTVRLFSILPSIAR; this is translated from the coding sequence ATGAGTGATACTTCAATTATTGTTTTGGTGCAGGAAACATTATGGGTTTTTATGCTTCTTTCTGCTCCTGTTTTGGGCGTATCAATAATAGTAGGTTTGATAATTTCTATACTTCAGGCTACTACAAGTATTCAGGAGCAAACTTTAACATTTGTTCCAAAGATGATAGCGATGCTTGCTGTTATATATATGCTTGCTTCTTGGATGCTTAATTATACAAGTGCTTTTACTGTAAGACTATTTAGCATACTTCCTAGTATAGCTAGATAA
- the fliP gene encoding flagellar type III secretion system pore protein FliP (The bacterial flagellar biogenesis protein FliP forms a type III secretion system (T3SS)-type pore required for flagellar assembly.), translated as MRKFLMVVLVLCLLIPAAAYAQNNTQIPIPTIGLNVTQAQTPQQVSLGLQILFLLTILSLSPSIIIMTTSFIRVSIVLSFVQRALSLQETPPRALIMGLSLFLTFFIMMPTLTQVNNEALQPYLNGSIGVNELYSRGIQPIRMFMFNSLRGENGMKSLDLFLSISDTNIRLRDIQTVDDLNRIPTIVVVPAFIINELTIAFKMGIYLFIPFIVIDLVVASILMAMGMIMLPPIMISLPLKIILFVAVDGWKLLILQIVQSFQ; from the coding sequence ATGCGAAAGTTTCTTATGGTAGTTTTGGTATTATGTTTACTTATACCTGCAGCAGCTTACGCTCAGAATAATACTCAAATACCAATACCTACAATAGGACTTAATGTAACTCAGGCTCAGACTCCGCAGCAGGTAAGTTTAGGTCTTCAAATATTATTTCTTTTAACAATATTGTCTTTATCTCCGTCTATTATAATAATGACAACAAGTTTTATAAGAGTTTCAATAGTATTAAGTTTCGTACAAAGGGCATTGTCTTTACAGGAAACCCCGCCAAGAGCATTGATAATGGGGCTTTCGCTATTCCTTACATTTTTTATAATGATGCCTACATTAACTCAGGTCAATAATGAGGCACTGCAGCCGTATTTAAACGGATCTATAGGTGTCAATGAATTATACAGCAGAGGCATACAGCCTATAAGAATGTTTATGTTTAACTCTTTAAGAGGTGAAAACGGTATGAAGAGTTTGGATTTATTTCTAAGTATAAGTGATACTAATATAAGGCTTAGAGATATTCAGACTGTAGATGATTTGAATAGAATACCCACTATAGTAGTAGTGCCTGCATTTATAATAAATGAGCTTACTATAGCATTCAAAATGGGAATATATTTATTTATACCATTTATTGTTATAGACTTGGTTGTTGCTTCTATACTTATGGCTATGGGTATGATAATGCTTCCGCCTATTATGATATCTTTACCTTTAAAGATAATTTTGTTTGTGGCAGTTGATGGCTGGAAACTATTAATACTTCAAATAGTTCAAAGTTTCCAATAA
- a CDS encoding GNAT family N-acetyltransferase — MNNIREAHIEDAQDIIEYIKKVSDETDFLVSGSEERQLNVKREEEFLQSIQHLTLEKMFLYEISGKIVGICNLKGVNKVRIKHRADLGIAVLKDYWSRGIASELINHAIYYCRLNSIKKIELTVRTDNERALKLYKKAGFEIEGEIKSFFCINGIYYNCYIMGLFI, encoded by the coding sequence ATGAATAATATACGTGAAGCACATATAGAAGATGCTCAGGATATTATAGAATATATAAAAAAAGTCTCTGATGAAACAGATTTTTTAGTTTCTGGTTCTGAAGAAAGACAGCTAAATGTAAAAAGAGAGGAGGAATTTCTTCAAAGCATACAGCATTTAACATTAGAAAAAATGTTTTTATACGAAATTAGCGGTAAAATTGTAGGAATATGTAATTTAAAAGGCGTTAATAAAGTTAGAATAAAGCATAGGGCAGACCTTGGTATAGCTGTATTAAAGGATTATTGGTCAAGAGGCATAGCTTCTGAACTTATAAATCACGCTATTTATTACTGCCGGCTTAATTCTATAAAAAAAATAGAATTAACTGTAAGAACTGATAATGAAAGAGCGTTAAAACTGTATAAAAAAGCGGGTTTTGAGATAGAAGGAGAAATAAAAAGTTTTTTTTGTATAAATGGAATTTATTACAATTGTTATATTATGGGGCTTTTTATTTAA
- a CDS encoding META domain-containing protein, producing MIKKLTYILIFLAYSIALFSETDFNIDDSIITKILSGKVYTLDNLAKNSITIIFDDNKISGKSTINTYSASYRIIGDNIEINDISASKMNGPQNLMKEEEEYLQLLSEAHNLEIKGNILKIKTNTDKELIFKEVIELSSNYLKGKEFVLKNSSDELNITIGFTKNYIYGYNNRDKYFSAYTISDDRILIKDIKTESTEETANDKYINLLGSISKISLEGDELILTTKDKEKLIYKMKS from the coding sequence ATGATAAAAAAATTAACATATATTCTTATTTTTTTGGCATATTCTATTGCCTTGTTTTCTGAAACGGATTTTAATATTGATGATAGTATAATTACTAAAATATTAAGCGGAAAGGTTTACACTTTAGATAATTTAGCAAAGAACAGCATTACAATTATTTTTGATGATAATAAAATAAGCGGAAAATCAACTATCAATACATACAGTGCTTCATACCGTATAATAGGAGATAATATAGAAATTAACGATATATCAGCTTCAAAAATGAACGGGCCTCAAAATTTAATGAAAGAAGAGGAAGAATATTTACAATTACTTTCAGAAGCTCATAATTTAGAAATAAAAGGTAATATTTTAAAAATAAAAACTAATACTGATAAAGAATTAATATTTAAAGAAGTAATAGAATTATCTTCAAATTATCTTAAAGGTAAAGAATTTGTATTAAAAAATTCATCTGATGAATTAAATATCACTATTGGTTTTACCAAAAATTATATCTACGGTTATAATAATAGAGATAAATATTTCTCTGCTTACACTATTAGTGATGATAGAATTTTAATAAAAGATATAAAAACAGAAAGTACTGAAGAAACAGCTAATGATAAATATATAAATTTGTTAGGAAGTATATCTAAAATATCATTAGAAGGAGATGAACTCATATTAACAACCAAAGATAAAGAAAAGTTAATATACAAGATGAAGTCTTAA